AGAAGTAAGCTGTTATGGTTAGTATTTTAAAAAGAGAATTGTTAGACTATATAATCTGATGCTAAACAGCTGGAAGATGAACTCCTATCTGTTCCTCTTAAGGTTGCTGCCTTGCTCAGTGGGTGTTTAGACGTTTGATTTCTTTGATTTAGACGTTTGAAGTTCTTTaataaactcattcattcattcattcattttctaccgcttatccgaactacctcgggtcacggggagcctgtgcctatctcaggcgtcatcgggcatcaaggcaggacacaccctggacggagtgccaacccagcgcagggcacacacactctcattcactcacgcaatcacacactacgaacaattttccagagatgccaatcaacctaccatgcatgtctttggaccgggggaggaaaccggagtacccggaggaaacccccgaggcacggggagaacatgcaaactccacacacacaaggcggaggcgggaatcgaacctcgaccctggaggtgtgaggcgaatgtgctaaccactaagccaccgtgccccccgctctttaataaactattttataatattatcttttgttctgttttaaagTTTCATTCCAGTTGAATTCCACCAGTGTAAGATCTGAGAACACTTAAAAAACactggtctggtctggtctggttGTATAACTAAAAACAGTGTCTAATTGCATACTGTAGAACAGTTTGCCTGCTTCAAATTGCACACTTGTCCCTGTCTTTGAGAGAATTCCTTCTTTCCAGGGAGGATTAGAGAGCGTGTGCACAGCATTGTAAAATTGATGAGTGAGTGACAATTTAATGGAACCCATCCCTCTTTCACAGGTTGGGGATTTCAGTCTTCTGAGAAAAAAGGTGAAGTCTCCTTCTCCAGTCAGACACCACCACCCCTACACACCCCTACCACCAACTtcactcccaaacacacacacacacacacgctgtttTTATACAACCAGTATGTATCAGTCATATGTATTAAGGATCAAAATTGTAGAGTACAACAATTTCAGTTCCATTACACAACATCTCACAGACGATCGCTTTTCTGGCTTAGTCAAAACATAAACTCATCCACTTCCACCCTGCCGAACAATGGGACACTGTTGTGACAGGACAAGTTTAGGCCTGAGGGCCACACGGAGACATGTTAGCAAACACAACACCTGGATACtctcagaggaaaaaaaaacaacaaccctaaCGATCTAACCATTCCCCTACCCAGCAAAGTATGACAAATATGTCTGATGTTTAAAACCCATTTTTAAATTCTGAACTAAAACCAGGATATAAATTATGTACTAATATcacacaatttaaccaaatccCATTTGGACTTCCAGGCCTTACAGATCATACTAATTTAAAACTCAAGCTTTCTGAAGAACTCATTATTGCTTCACTGAAcaggaaagaaagtgagaagATGTTTGACACTACTAAAAAGAAACTTTCagggaacaaaaacaacacaaatggaAAGCTGATCTTGATCGTGGCACTACATTTCTTTGCAGAAAGTGTGAAATGGAGATATCTGGCAGGTTTTAAATTGCTGTGCATTATGTTTCGATGTAAGGTGAGCTGGCACAAGGAAACACAATGATCCTCGTTTGAACCTTGCTCTCACCTGCCTCTGTACAAAATCTCCCTCTAAACCTGAAACAAAGCCTTTTGTGTCTTCAACTCATCTGCTGCTGACAGATATGCAAAAGTTTTCAGCTCCTCATTCTCATGCAGCTATAGTAAATTATAGAGGCTGTTATTTTAGAAAAGGATAGTTAAATGGGTGCATTTTAGAAGAAAGTGTATGCAGAAATATCTGAATATCATTTGAATAGAAACAAATTTCCTGTTTAACGGCTTACACTTTTAGCTTATCATACTGTGTATTGTTCAGTGAATACACAGCTACAACAAATCTGTCCTTTTGAGTGAGATTAGAAATGACAGGAAGGAAGATTTGTCATAACACACTTCACATTTAAAGAGGTGTGGAAAATTGTACATGTGACAATTTTCTAccagtgtttatagtgtacaGTTAAACATTAGCAGCTATTCAACAATCGAAGCTGCCGTACTCGATTATGTAACAAAAATATCACTTTCATCGTTGTACTGCCATTAAGGTAATGTGGAAAGCACAAAGGAAACACGTGAAGCTGGACATTTTCTCTTTTAAGCGTTCCTAATTTCCTCTTATGAGGCAACAAACCTACGTCACTCACGCATCGTCCAACATACGACTAATTCAGCTCAAAGCATGTCATACTTATCATCTGTATTGAGTCATATCGAGCCCATTCCCAGGTCATACCATGCGTGAGCTGTACTCAGAGATTATGATAAGAGATTACTTGATACTTAAGAACACTTAAAGGTGCAGGTTGGTTATTTTGTTTATCGCCTACATTTTTAGTAAATATCTCATTCTTAAAGGTTTGCCATCGCACTAGCAGTTCACCAGCTGGCAACCTGGAGTTTTCTCTGTAACTCCGAGTCATTCGCTGGCACACAGTGCAGCCAACACAATAAGGCTTTTCATTACCTTTCAACCAACCGGTTCATGTTGCACCTCACAATGCAGGcttcaagacaaaaaaaaacactttgtcaTTCATAGGCTAATTCAAagcctgattttattttattttattttattttttagaagcTCACAAGCTGGACTTCAAAGAAAGGTATCTAAAAAACTCTAAAAAACTATTCTGTCTCAACCGGTAGAGATTTAAGTAAATGTGGCATGCTGTAcacttttaaaatgacataattGGAGGGGTGTTTCATGTCTAAGTACATGAGTTAACGTCTAATTTATGGGTGCCAGAGTCGCAGTTTGGCCTGAAGCTCTGTTCCTGGCAGAAACAATCACTGCCAGTTCATGACAGAATGGAAGAAACTttgaaagtaaacaaaaaacgaAAAGAAAAACTTCTGATCCATTGAGAGTTCGCTCACCTGAAAGCTCTCCTTgttattctctttctcttttctctgtgtgCTTACAGGTAAGGGATATAGAGTTTCAGAGCAGTGAAGCCCCTACAGTCAAAACCCAAACCATCAGAGATCCAGCTCCACAGATACACCTGGACATTCATGTTATCACTTCACAATATCttgacataaaaagaaaaatcataggATATCAGATCACTTTACCTTTGTCAGGTACACAAGAGTCAGTCTTCCTGGGGCAGGCACCGGTAAATCCCAGAGTGAATGTGTAATAGTGATagtgaaacacacactcctcaggCTATTCCACTCCTTTTGCACTGAATATGCTTTTTGATTTCCatgaatataaaatgtactGTTCTATGTTCCACGTTTCAGGTAAAGGAAGCTGAAGTCATCTGAAAGTTCTTTGTCCACAGTGGGTGTTCCCATATGGGGTAACAACTGTGTCAACACCGGACAAGTAAAGGCAAAAGAGTCTTCACAAGAGAGGGGCGGGCAACGGGGTGGGGCGCAGAGAACAGGAGCACATGGGAAAGGTGCTAAAATCTTGTGTAGAAGATTActcaagacaaaaaaacaaaggcagACGATCGATTCAACCGGCTTCGCTTCTCACCAGCTGCTAAGACGTCTTCTAGCTCCACTATTTCATACCTAGTTGTCATCCAGCATATGACTCTGTTCCCCTCAGCCTCTTTAGAGAACATAGAGTTTGCAGTACACATTCAATCAGGATTTCTCATGCAGTTTGTACCACcgtaaatataatacaattaaaagACGCTTTAAAAGGAAATAGATCAAGGATTGAAGCGCTTTTAGTGTCTGTCGACAGGACAAAGTCCTGCCTGTACCTCCCTATGATTTTACTGCAGTCGTACAAAACATGGAACTGTGAACATGGAAGAAAGAGTTTGCACTTTCCCTCTAATTAAAACCAGTTTGGGCTGTAAATCATATACAGAAGGATTGTATGTTCACCAACAAAATGACACATTGTGTAAAAGTTTTTCCAATCTAATTAAAAAGTAACATCCgtcgttttttctttttctttctttctctttttttttctttgatagaTTTACTCGGGTCAAAAATGGCCAAACCAGTGTCACTCCCTTCGCAAACATGGCAGCTTGATATAGCTGTACTGAAGTTTTAAATTTAGTAAAACCTGTAGATAAAGAAgcgtgtaaaaaataaaaagtagtgCTTGTCTGCTACCAGGACTGTAAACATCTAGTACAAAATAGGAACATGttgaaaccaaaaataaaaaataaaaaaaaaaaaaaggaaaagaaaaagaacaaaaaaaaacatacctcAGCAAGCCTGTAGTTTGTATCAATTGAAATCCAACTTCTGTTGTTTTAACCTGTTCACTATTTAACTTCTCACTGCAAGAGATCTCATGTATAttctagtttaaaaaaaaactctgcctCTCCTCAAGTGTAAACAGTGGCCATACTTTCTTGACATCCACTGTGAGCCAATAGACTCTGGTAAGTCTTTAATCAAACAAGACTTGCCTTAGCACAGTCGACATCTGTCGAGCACAGGAATTCTTCACCAAAACCCATGTGAAGAGGGATTTTAGTAGTGCTGATGGATCCGGGTGAATCCGAAGAGCAACAAAACTGAAAACTGGTTCTGCCACTTAGGTTACGGATAGATGATAAAAAACTGATGATAGATAGCTCCAGGGTCTGTCTATGTAGACTCTCTACAAAGCTTTTTACTCAGTAATGTGTGAAAATTGCTTCTTCCAGCCATGGAGTTTACAGTGATAGTTATTAAGAGAAACAATGCATTAAAGAGGAAGACATAGGGAAGTAGAAATCCTGAGCTTTCCCAAATAATCGTATGAAACTACTCCAAAAACAAACCCAGTGGTAATTAAGATAAGCAATACGTGATCATACAATATATTTGATTAAACTAGTGTTACACCTCTGCATTGTACTGCTGAATGTTCAATTTTAATGCTCTCCCTTTAATGCATTATTGCTTATAGTAATGATTCGATCATTACTGATTAATTACAGATTAATTAATTCAGACACTTCCAATATTCAAGGTGTAATAGAAAACAGATATTAAAGACATtactagttagttagttagttagtagtTATTTTAGGTATTAGTTGTTTTAATAGTTATTTTAGAAACAATATGTATTGTCATTGCTACTGCGCAGTAAATTCGagtataatacatatatttatctattttatatttgacattTGTTTGTTCGGTGACACTTTTTAGGTTCTCGATACTGTGACcagctgcatttttatttatttatttatttattttttgtcttattaacttcaagacagAAAATGAGAAAGGTTGCTAAGTGAATAGctgtatatagctgtaataGCATACATGAAGAAAGGAGCTAGCAAGACCTCccttaatacattttaattgtaatttgtcatgttcatgaagTATGAGAGGAATAAACACATTGCTGTCGTGTTGGACTATTTGTTTAACACCTCTGCCGTGTTTTATTTCCTACTTTCGTcattttccaaaataacaatTCGGCAATTAAACTTAAATCACTTCATCCTACTCCACGGATAAAAAACATACATCTGGCAACCCCTGTGACTAAAACTCATATCATAAGGAGAGTCTAAGCAACCAATAGAAATGCGTTCCTGAGTGCACGTGACTAACACGGAAGTGAAAGGTGTGTGCACAATAACAGGCGTTAAGTATTAGCTCCTGTATtactattgttttgttttcttttttcaggttTGCTAaatgcaagaaagaaagaaagaaagatagatagatctcTCAATCTGTGTAGGTTCCCTAACAAGCTTGCTTACAGTTTTTTTGGTGACAGGCTAAAGCAACATGCTAAAGGAGCTGCTTTAAACTTATTCAAACTCCACAATGTCGCTTGTTCCAGCTAATCAGCCGCAGCTGATCCGCTCCTCACAGAAGGACGAATTTTATCAAACTAGTCTGAGAAATAACACCAACGACGCTTTCCAGACTCTTGCTGGTAGGTTCAACATGGTTCAgtatcaggtttattggccaagtgtgttgacacacaataacactatacaagacaatacagacataaataacactatactatacatttagcttggacaagacagacataaataacactatactatacatttagcttggacaagacaaaacagacataaataacactatactatacatttagcttggacaagacaagacagacataaataacactatactgcacatttagcttggacaagacagacataaataacactatactgtacatttagcttggacaagACAAGATAGACATAaaaaacactatactgtacatttagcttggacaagacaaaacagacataaataacactatactatacatttagcttggacaagacaagacagacataaataacactatactgcacatttagcttggacaagacagacataaataacactatactgtacatttagcttggacaagACAAGATAGACATAaaaaacactatactgtacatttagcttggacaagacaaaacagacataaataacactactatacatttagcttggacaagacaagacagacataaataacactatactgtacatttagcttggacaagacaaaacagacataaataacactactatacatttagcttggacaagacaagacagacataaataacactatactgtacatttagcttggacaagacaagacagacataaataacactatactgtacatttagcttggacaagacaagacagacataaataacactatactgcacatttagcttggacaagatagacataaataacactatactatacatttagcttggacaagacaagacacataaataacactatactgtacatttagcttggacaagacaagatagacataaataacactatactgtacatttagcttggacaagacagacataaataacactatactgtacatttagcttggacaagACAAGATagacataaacaacactatactgtacatttagcttggacaagacaagacacataaataacactatactgtacatttagcttggacaagacagacataaataacactatactgtacatttagcttggacaagacagacataaataacactatactgtacatttagcttggacaagacagacataaataacactatactgtacatttagcttggacaagatagacataaataaaactatactatacatttagcttggacaagacaagacagacataaataacactatactatacatttagcttggacaagacagacataacactatactgtacatttagcttggacaagacaagacagacataaataacactatactgtacatttagcttggacaagacaagacagacataaataacactatactatacatttagcttggacaagacaagacagacataaataacactatactgtacatttagcttggacaagacagacataaataacactatactatacatttagcttggacaagacaaaacagacataaataacactactatacatttagcttggacaagacaagacagacataaataacactatactatacatttagcttggacaagacaagacagacataaataacactatactgtacatttagcttggacaagacaagacagacataaataacactatactgcacatttagcttggacaagacagacataacactatactgtacatttagcttggacaagacaagacagacataaataacactatactgtacatttagcttggacaagacaagacagacataaataacactatactatacatttagcttggacaagacaagacagacataaataacactatactgtacatttagcttggacaagacagacataaataacactatactatacatttagcttggacaagACAAGATagacataaacaacactatactgtacatttagcttggacaagacaaaacagacataaataacactactatacatttagcttggacaagacaagacagacataaataacactatactatacatttagcttggacaagacaagacagacataaataacactatactgtacatttagcttggacaagacaagacagacataaataacactatactatacatttagcttggacaagacaagacagacataaataacactatactgtacatttagcttggacaagacagacataaataacactatacatttagcttggacaagACAAGATagacataaacaacactatactgtacatttagcttggacaagacagacataacactatactatacaagacaatatacagacaatgtgatacagtatgagtattaaatatgaatacagtatatatgactgatcagttaggtacataaagtgtgagaagtgtacggtagtgcaaataacagtattgtgcaatattatgctttttgtacaatatacagcagcagtagtgtgtgtaacatatacagatgatgtgatgactgacagttctgataatgcagtacttatagatatgaagcagggaatataattatggtgagttgttaatcagggtgatgaGGGGCTTGGGGAAAGAAACTGCTCCTGTGTCTCtcagttttagtaaacaaagctctgtagcgcctgccagaagggaggagctgaaagaggttgtgtccagggtgtaaaGGGTGAGAAATGATTTtttctgcccggtttctggttcttgtatggtacaagtcctggggagtgggcaggggagaaccaattattttttctgctgttttaagcGTAcattgcagtctgttcctgtcctgttttgttgctgcaccaaaaccagatggtgatggatgtgcacaggacagatacaATAACtacagtgtagaacagcatcatgTCTAATCTAGTCACCAGCAGTTGAATCAGTGTATCAGAGTGGAGAAAACACCAAAATTTTCCAGGAACAGGGTTGGGAACCTGTATTCTGTGTGTATCTTTTCCATGCAGGATCAAGACGATGGCTGCAGTGGAGGAAAGAACTAGAAGTCCTATCAGATCTTGCCTATTATTCACTAACCACTCTGTCaggtacaattattattattaagtcacTGTATCATAATCCCTACTGTGACTCTCAGAGTAACACGTAGTATGTCAACAACAGGATATCAGACATTAGGTGAAGAGTACGTCAACATTATCCAGGTCGATCCAACCAGACGCAGGATTCCTTCACAGACACGCAGGCTGGCTCTCATTCTGCTCCACACCTTCGTACCGTACTTCCTGGACAAACTTCTGGTCTGTATAGAACATGAGCTGGAGGTGGAGGATTGGGATTCCCAGAATGCACAGCGAGACACGGTATTAACCTGGAGCCCAATGTCATATATAAAGGCATGGATTCAGAGGGCAGTGAGAATGCTGAATAGTCAGCAGAGGAAATCTTTAAAGCCTGTGGTCATCGCAGTGCAGCAGGGGATCACCATCTTGCACAGGGTGCATGTGGCTCTGTTCTACATCAGTGGTGCATTTTATCACCTGGCCAAAAGGACATCAGGCATCAGCTATGTGAGTGAGGCTTCTAATCCGTTTGTAACATAAAGAAGCTGACTAATTTCTCCACAGCACTGAGAAGCTCACAACGTTTGtcatttcatgtttttgtttttttttttctctccaattTTTTTATACCCCATGCACTATTACCAAAAAATACACAGTACATCTAGAGACACTCAGTAAATCATTAAGTAGTTATTGTGCAACTCAGCAGAACAACCCTTGGGTAAGCgttttaattaacattacagATTTTACCTGGTTTCAGCTCAGAGTGCAGCGAATGGCCGTGGATGATAAAGGCATCCGGACCAGCTACCGGCTTTTAGGGTGTGTGTCACTGTTGCAGCTGGCCATCACACTTGCTCTGCAGTTTAACAGCCTGAGACAGAGGCAACGTGCCAGACACGAGTGGACACGGCACAGAAATCTGCCCTCGAGGTGGGACCTCTGCTACATCAAacgttaacattttatttatacatgtaatgtttatttatttacttttattttttaaactttttctgATACTTAAGTACAAAACTAAcattaaagaaatgtttgtggtccaaaaagttttatattttacattcttTTCTCATTAAatccaacctttttttttcttttctttttttttttttagaaattattttaagaTCAACATGATTGGAAAGAATCGTGAAAATATTttcaccttcttttttttttaatttcttagtATTTGGTTTGTCCCCGTTTTGCTTTAACAACAGCGTGCACTAGAGCTGACTGCACAAGTTTGTGCCGAAGCTTCTGATCCGCTTTCCGTGAGCGCGTCGTCTGAACACACGCTTCACTTGAAGAGattagacatgaggaagaaatcgCAACCCTGTGATACTGGAAATATATTCCAGTATCACAGGGTTGCTTACATTTAATTGGGGAACAATTATAATTGGAGACAATAAAGAAATCCCTGGTTTTCAATGTGCTCTCAGATTTTAGGTCAGCATTGTATTAACTCACAACAGTGTTAAGTGGAGCAAATATTCTGTATAATTGATA
The genomic region above belongs to Tachysurus vachellii isolate PV-2020 chromosome 11, HZAU_Pvac_v1, whole genome shotgun sequence and contains:
- the pex10 gene encoding peroxisome biogenesis factor 10, with protein sequence MSLVPANQPQLIRSSQKDEFYQTSLRNNTNDAFQTLAGSRRWLQWRKELEVLSDLAYYSLTTLSGYQTLGEEYVNIIQVDPTRRRIPSQTRRLALILLHTFVPYFLDKLLVCIEHELEVEDWDSQNAQRDTVLTWSPMSYIKAWIQRAVRMLNSQQRKSLKPVVIAVQQGITILHRVHVALFYISGAFYHLAKRTSGISYLRVQRMAVDDKGIRTSYRLLGCVSLLQLAITLALQFNSLRQRQRARHEWTRHRNLPSSPQETSSSRSSRCILCLEERRHSTTTPCGHLFCWECITEWCNTKSECPLCREKFQPHRLVFLRRYR